In Actinomycetota bacterium, the genomic window TGGTGCCGGCCTCTGGGAAAGGACCATAACCAGGGGGGTTTCGGTCATGGCTGCGGCTGATAAGCCTTCATTCATTAAAGAAAAGCCTCCCCCGGAGGTGGCCAGCATGGTCCTGGCCCCGGCAAAAGATGCTCCCAGGGCCATATTTACCACGGCCAGCTCGCTTTCAGCATGTTTGGTAACAATATTGTATTCATCCTCAATGGCAGCGAAGGAATGCAGTATGGAAGAGGAGGGAGTCATAGGATAAGCCACATAGAATTTACAGCCTGACCGTACTGCCCCTAAAAACACGGCATCATTTCCGGTAACCATCATCTTGTTTTTTTGCTTAACCACTTCCAAATTATAGGGAAGGGAATTATTGAGCTTTTCCTTGATGTATTTGTAGCCCAGGTCAGCCACCCTGGTATTAAGCTCTACCACTTTCTCCCCCTTGGATGCAAACTGCTGCTTTATTACCGAATGCACCAGGTCAAAACTTAAACCTACCAGGGCTACTGCTGCCCCCAGGGCTACATTATTCCTCATAACCGGAGGGGCCTTGATTTCCTTTATAATCTTGGTAAAGGGAACTGCCATGTAATTTAAGTCTTTTCTTTTCCTGCTTAGCTCCTGGGAATCAAAATCCTGCTCGTCATATATGATATGGCTGCCGTAGGAAATTTCATCCCGGTGGATGTCTATGGTTTTGCTGTCTAAAGCTATAAGTACATCAATGCTTTTGGAAATAGAATATATGGGGCTGGTTCCCACCCTTACCGTATAAGTATTGTGGCCTCCCTTTATCAGGGAAGGGTATTCATTGGTATCAATGACATAATAGCCTTTTTTGGCGAAAATTTTAGAAAGCATAAACCCGGTAGACATTATCCCATAGCCGGCTTCTCCACCTATTTTTATGGAAACATTTTCTGTCTTCATTATTTCTCCTAAAAGGGTTAAATATATAGTAATAATATTAACATATAAGGAGATTAAATTAAATTAGTAAGTAGTAATAAATACTAATAAAATTTTTTTTAATTTATCTATTTTGGTTTGTCTAGTATTATGGATAACAATAAACAATTAAGGGGACAGGCTATGGATTTTATTGATTTTAGGAGCGATACGGTCACCCGTCCTACCCCGGATATGATAAAGGCTATGGCTTCAGCAGAGGTGGGGGATGACGTATACGGAGACGATCCCACCGTAAATAGGCTGGAGCAGGTTTCAGCAGGGATGATGGGTAAACCGGAAGCCCTGTTTGTGCCCTCCGGAACTTTTGGCAATCAGCTGTGCCTGCTTACCCATACCGGGCGGGGAAATGAAGTGATAATTGCCCGCTCCAACCATATTGTGCAGCACGAAGTGGGGGCGGCAGCCTTTATGGCTAATGTGCAGCTTATGCTGGTAGATGATAGGTGGGGGCATGTTGATTGCCAGCAGGTAAGGTCTTTAATTAGGGAAGAAGATCTCCATTATCCTAAAACCGGCCTTATATGCACCGAGAATGCCCATTCTGACGGTACAGTGCTCAGTTTAGAAGAAATGGAAAACCTATATTATATGGCCCGGCAGGAGGGCATACCGGTACACCTGGATGGGGCCCGGATATTTAATGCGGCTTTGAGCCTGGGGGTAGAAGCCAGCAGTATTGCTGCCTATAGTGACTCGGTCATGTTCTGCTTATCCAAGGGGCTCTGCTGCCCGGTAGGATCGGTGGTTTGCGGCAGTCCCCAGTTCATAACCAAAGCCCGCAAGCTGAGAAAGCTGATGGGAGGGGGATTAAGGCAGGCCGGTTATCTGGCTGCCTGCGGCCTGGTAGCTTTAAGGGACATGGTAGCCCGGCTAGCCCAGGATCATGAGCATGCCCGGTACCTGGCTTCCGGCCTGGCCCAGATTAAGCCGGTTAAAGTGGCAGAAGACAGGCTGGATATAAATATGGTGTTTTTTAATATTGACAGGGAAGGTTTTGACCACAGGCAGCTGGTAGACTACCTGTACCGGCACAGGATAAAGATTAACCCGGTAATGGGTGGTTTCTATAGGCTGGTTACCCATTACTGGATTACCAAAAAAGATATAGATTTGCTGTTAGCTAAAATTAATGATTTTTTCAAATAGGAGCAAGGAGGATAAATTGGCCCTGGAAGTAAAGACAGTGGAAGGCGAACAAAAAAAAGATATTATGATATATACCCTTTCTACCTGTGTATGGTGCAAAAAAACCAAGAGTCTTTTGCAGGATATGGGAGTAACTTACAGCTATGTGGACGTGGACCTGCTGGCGGGAGAGGACAGGGAGCAGGCTTTGCAGGAAATGAAAAAACATAACCCCAGCGGCGGTTTTCCCACCATGGTGATAGATGGGGAAGAATGCATAGTGGGTTTTGACCAGGAAAAGATAAAGGATGCATTGGAGGACTGACATGGATATGGAAGAACTGTATCAACAGAAAAAAAAGGAAGCAGGAGCAGGAGGCTATAACCTTAATCCCGATAAGGAATTTACCATGTCTTTAATAGAGGGGCTGGCTAAAAATGAACAGCGCTATGGTTACCAGTCCTGCCCCTGCCGCTTGTCGGAAGGGGTAAGGGAAAAGGATTTGGATATCATCTGTCCCTGTGATTACCGGGACCAGGACCTGGCTGAATACGGGGCCTGCTATTGCGGGTTATATGTGGATCAGGAGATTGCCAAAGGCAAAAAGAAGCTGGGATCCATACCGGAAAGAAGAGGCCAGGCCAAGCCCATAAGAAAAGAGCAGGCCAAATTTAGCATAAGCTTGCCTGTGTATAGGTGCAGGGTGTGCGGCTATCTCTGTGCCAATGAAAAACCTCCCCGGGTTTGCCCCATATGCAAGGCTTCGTCAGACCGGTTTGAACTATTCCTATCGGTTTAGGAGAATAAATTATGCTGGCAGATATGCCTTTAGAAGAATTAAGGGATTACCGGCCCGCTCCCTACCGGGAAAAGGATTTTGCTTCATTTTGGGATGAAACCAGGTCAGAAGCATTAAAAATCCCCTTAAACTATGAGATAAATGAAATAGGCTATATGGTAAGCTCTATTGAAGCTAACCAAGTCTTTTATGATGGTTTTGACCGCTCCCGTATTTGCGGCTACTACCTGCTGCCTAAAACCAGGGGCCCCCATCCGGCCATAGTCTGGTTCCATGGCTATGGGGGCAGCAAGGACCGCATCATATCTTACCTTAAATGGGTACTGCTAGGCTATGCAGTGCTGGCCATAGATATAAAAGGGCAGAGCGGCCAGAGCCTGGACCGTTCGGTATATCCTCCCCCCAGCACGGTAGGTTACATGACCAAGGGAGTGTTTGACCCCTACCATTATTATTACCGGGGAGTTTATATGGACTGCCTGAAAGCGGTCCAGTTTCTGGAAGGCAGGCCTGAAATCGATAAGGACCGGATATGTTTAACCGGGGCCAGCCAGGGAGGAGGACTTTCCCTGGCGGTAGCTGCCTTAAGCAGCCTGCCCAAGCTGGTGATTGCCGATGTGCCTTACCTTTGCCATTTTAGAAGGGCAGTGCAATGGGCAGAAGAAGCAAAAAATATTACTTATCTGGAGTTTGCCAGCCTGATCCAAAAGTTTCCGGAAAAAGAAGAGCAGATGTTTAAAAGCTTAAGCTATTTTGATAACCTGAACCTGGCTGCCTGGGTTAAGGCCAGGACAGTAATAACCTGTGCCACCAAGGATTTGATTTGCCCTCCCTCCACCATTTTTGCCGTATATAATCAAGTGGAGGCTCCCAAAACCATCAAGGTTATGCCTTTTTACGGTCACGATTTGCATACAGTGACCGCTTTTGACGAAGAAAGGCTCCAATTTTTGCTTAATTATCTGTAGCATTCCCTAAATCCGGCCGGAGGGCTTCCCTTACCAGGGAGTAGTCGTTGCGGGCATTCCAGCATAGATAACCCTGTAAGCCTAAACTGCGGGCTGCAGCTATCTGCTGGTTTATGTCTTGGGGCTGGTAGTCAATTTTTAGCCCAAAAGCCTGCACCCAGGGTATAATGAGGCAATCCTGGCCCTGGGAGCGCTCCAGCCCTTTACTTAAAGTATATTCCACTACCCGGTAGGGCTCTGATTCGGGCAGGGGAAAATCCATAAAGTAAGGGGGGTAATGGGAGGGATAGGTCATGGGATAAAGATAATCCAGGTAGGGGAGTATGGATTCCAGCTGCTGGCCTATGCCCTGGTCATCCTGCCTGAGCAGGGTAAACCCGAATACATCGGCTGATATCTTTACCCCGTAAGGGGCCAGCTGTTCCCGGGCCTGTTTTAAGAATCCGGCAATAGCTTCAGATTTAGGTTGCTGGTCCTGGTTATGGGTATACCGGGCATAACTAAGATTTCCCCGGGCAGGAGCCCTGATATAGTCAAACTGTATTTCGTCTACCCCGGCCAGGGCCACTTCCAGGGCAATATCAATATTATACTGCCATACTTCCCGGCTATAGATATCAGGCCAGTAGGAGCCTTCTGAATACAGGGGCTGGCCGTTCCTGGAGTCCTGTATGGCCAAATCAGGCCTGGCCTGGGCTAAGGCAGGATCTTTAAATACCACTATACGGGCAATAGTATAAATGCGGCGGCTGTCCATTTCCCTTAATACTTGTTTCAGGCTATAGAGGTTTAGGTCTGCCCCTATGGCGGACGGCAGGCCATGGCCGGTATCATAATCTATATGTCCGCTGTCATCCTTGACATTGAACACTATGCAGTTGAGCTCGGTTTTCTGCAGTAATTCATAAGTGCTGTACCTTTTTTCCCGGCTGGACATGCTATAGCCGGTAAGATACACTCCCTTCTGCTGGCCTTCGCTGATTTTAAACTGGTAATCTTCCGGACTTAGATAGGGGAAGACGATCATCTTGCGCCCAGGGTCCCTAATCAGGGTATCTGCATCAGAGGCAGGGACAGCACCCGCACAAACCAGGCAAAGCATCCCCATAATCAATGCAGCTGCTATTAATGCTTTTATTTTAACCGAGCCCATTAAGCTATAATACAATAATTGCAGGCCAAGATATAGTAATTATTAGCCTATTAGCCTTTATATTTTTGATACAGGTAATATAATTCTATATGTAACCTTATAAATTAATAAGGGGGAATGGAATATGGAGGCCAACTTAATTGTAAGTTATGATCCTGTCCATGGGGACATAGCCCGGCAATCAGCAGAAGCGGTGTTCAGTGAAATAGGGGTCAGGCCCCGGTGGCTGGACTCAGAATACGGAGGAGTTTTCCTGCTGGAGGTAGACCACCCCAAGCAGGTAGTAAGCGAGCTGAGGAACCTGTGCCTGGAAGATAAGGAAATCTTTAACTGGACCTATCATTATGTACCGGTAGACAGGTGGGTTCCTTCAGAAATTGGGGATATGCAGGAAGCGGTTAGGTCAGTGGCTGAAGGTATAGGGGAAAATGATATGTGGAAGCTGGATCTTACCCGCAGGCATTATCACCAGTACCAGGATCATGAGCTTATTTTAAAACTAACTGAAGTGGTAAATACTGGAGAAGTAGACTTGGAAAAACCGGAGAAGATCATAAAGGTAGAAATCATAGGCCAACATGCAGGCATATCCCTGCTGGAGCCGGACCAGCTCCTTATACTGGGCAAGATTTAATCACTGTCGTCCATTATCCTGGCCAGGGTTATCTTGTCCGGGCCAAACTTATCGGAAATCTTTTCCATGGCCTGGGTAATGTTGTGGCCCCTATGGTAGGAAGGATCATCAAACAGGGCGGCCAGCATGTATTCAGGCTTAAGGTTGCTGGCAGATATGCCTATAAGCCTTATCTTCTTTTTGCTGAGGTCGGTTTTGGCCAGTATGTTGGTGGCTGCCCGGTGTATCTCCAGTATATCCGAGGTATAGTGGTTCAGGGTCACGTTCCTGGTAATGGTCTTAAAATCAGCAAATCTCAGCTTTAAGGTCAGGGTCCTGGCCCGGTACTGCTGGCGGTTAAGATGATGGGCTACTTTCTGGGCCAGGGCCAGCAGGGTAGAGCGGAGCAGGGCCATATCACTTATATCCTGGCTGAAGGTTGTTTCCCTGCCTATGGATTTGGGTTCCTGGTTGGGCACTACCGGCCGGTTATCAATCCCGTGGGCCAGCTGGTGCATTACTTTTCCCAGTTGACCGAACTTGCCCTGCAGTACATCTACCGGAGTATCTGCCAGCTGGCCTATGGTTTCTATCCCCATGCGGTTTAAGTTCTCCTGCACTACCCTGCCTGCCCCCCAGATATAGGATACGGGAAGCTGCCTTATCTTTTCCTTGATTTTTTGCCAGTCCTCAAATACGGTAAGGCCATTGGGCTTGCCCAGGCCGGAGGCCAGTTTGGCAAAGAACTTATTGCAGGCTACTCCGGCGGAGGAAGTGAGATTGGTCTGCTCATATATTTTGCCCTTTATCTTTTTGGCTATTTCCACTGCCTGCCCGAACAGTTTCTGGCAGCCGGTTACATCCATAAACCCTTCATCGGAGCCTATCATTTCCACCAGGGGAGTAAACTGGCAGAAGATCTCCCGGATAACCGCTGATTCAGCCAGATACTTTTCCATATTAACCGGCACATAGATTCCATGGGGGCAGAGCCTTTTGGCCTGGGAGATAGGCATGCCGGCATGCAGGCCGTATTTCCTGGCTTCATAAGAAGCAGAAGAGATGACCCCCCGGTTAACCGGGCTTCCCACAATCAAGGGAGCATTTTTATACTGGGGATGGTCTCTTTGCTCAATCTGGGCAAAGAAAGCATCCATGTCTATATGTATTATCTTTGTCTCTGTGGCCATACCGGTACCGCCTCTGCCAGCAGCTGGTTTTTTATATTAGTATCCTTAAGCTTCTGCCTGGCCCTTTTTAAATTATCCAGGCTCCAGACCCTGCCGGCTATGATTAAAATACTGCCTTCCTTCAAGCTTGCCCTGCCCTTTACCAGAAGGGCAGGATAGCGGGTAATGGTTATGCGGTTCTGCAGGTAGGCCTGGGGGAAAAACAGGCATTCATACATCCCTCCCTCATCTTCCAGGGTGCAAAAAAGCATTTCCTCTCCGCTTTTAGTCTTTTCTATCCTGCGGTTTATGACCATGCCTGCAGCCATAACCTGGCTATTGTGCTTAAATTTCCTGCTGCTGGTGACCTTCAGCCGGCTAATTTCGTCCCGGTAGCAGCTTAAAGGGCTGGCACTGGCTGCAAAACCCAGCAGCTCCGTTTCCAGGCAGAGCTTATCGGCCAGGCTAAAATCTGATACGGAGCCCAGCCCGTGGCCGCCCTCCTTGTTTTTCTGCTTTTGCCAAAAGTATAGCAGTAGTTTTCTACGGTTGGAAGCGGCAAAGTCAAAGGCACCTACCCGTATGAGGCTCTGCACTGCAGTGCTGCTGATCTTGCCCCTAACCATGCATCTACGGCAAAAATCATCCAAACCCTTAAAAGCGCCCCCGCTGTTCCTTTCTTCTATTATATGTTTTACGGTAGCAGGGCCCAGGCCTTTTACTGAGGTTAAGGGGACCTGGATAGCCCTGCCTTTATCTTTCGGCATAAATTTAAAGCCGCTGCTGTTTATGCTGGGAGGCTTTATGCTGATGCCAAACCTTCTGGCTTCTTCCACATATTGGGCAGCAGGGTAGTACCCGGAGCCATAGGAAAGTATGGCTGCTAAAAAATAGGCAGGAAAGTAGTTTTTAAGATAGCAGGTTAGATAGCTTAACCGGGCATAGGCCAGGGCATGCGCCTTTAGAAAGCCATAACTGGCAAACTTGGATATATAGCCAAACACCAGGCTGGCTGTTGGAGAGTCATAGCCCTGGTTCCGGGCTCCTTTTATAAAGGTTTGTTTTAAAGTCTGCATCTGCTGCCTGGACCTTTTGGTAATGGCCCTCCTTAAAAGATCGGCCTGGCTAAAGGAATAGCCGGCTATGAGGCGGGCAATCCTTAAGGCCTGCTCCTGGTATATGATGATGCCGTAGGTTTCTGCCAGGATGGGCTCCAGGTCAGGATGGGGGTAGGTAACCTTCTGGCGGCCAAACTTTCTCTTTATAAAGTCCTTTCCCAGGCCCGACTGCTGGGGCCCGGGCCGGTAAAGGGCCAGCAGCAGGGCAATATCCTGCAGGCAGGCTGGCTTTATACTTCTGGCCAGGCTCCTGATGCCGGTGCTTTCCAGCTGAAAAACGCCCAGGGTGTTTCCTTTGGATATCATGGAAAACACACGGGCATCATTTTCGGCTAAAGTTTCAGTATTGATAGGCAAGCCTTCCTGCTTAAGCATTCTGGTTACCTCCTGTATTAGGGTGAGGCTCAGAGAATTTATTAAATCTATCTTTAAGATACCCAGCTCCTCTATGCTGTTCATGTCATACTGGCTCATCAGTTTGCCTTCAGAAGAAAGCATCATGGGAATTTTTTCCTCCAGGGGCTGCTCGGATACTATTACTGCTGAAGGGTGGGTAGACAGGTGCCTGATGCGTTCAGATATCCGGGAAGAAAGCAAAACCATATTATTGTACCGGGACCGGGCATCCTTTTTTTGGTATTTAAGATCCAGCAGCAGCTGGTCGGTTTCCTGCTTGCTGTAATTAAGTATCCTGGAGGTCTCCCGTACTGCTGCCCGGGTCCTTAAGGTAGCAAAGGTGCATACCCGGCCTACATTACTGGAGCCGTAGCGCTGCTGCAGGTACTCCAGGACTTTTTCCCGGTCCTGATGGGCAATATCCATATCTATGTCCGGGGGCTGTTTTCTCTGCCGGTTTAAAAACCTTTCAAAATAAAGGTTGTTTTTTACCGGATCCACATCGGATATGCCCAATACATAGGAGGCCAGGCTGCCGGCGGCAGAACCCTTGCCGCAGGTAGGTATATGCTGCTGGCGGGCAAACCTGGCTATATCCCATACCATTAAAAAATAGCTGCTGTAGCCCCTGTCTGATATCACCTCCAGCTCGTAATCCAGCCTATGGTAAAGCTGGGGCCCGGGCCGGCCATACCTTTTTTTAAGCCCGGCATAACACAATGCTTTAAGATAGCTGGACTGGCTGCCGGAGCGGGGGACCTTAAACCGTGGTATATCAAGGTGGCCCAGTTTTAGCTCAAGCTGGCAGGAATTGGCTATAAGGCGGGTGTTGGATATGGCTTCCGGCAGGTCTGCAAACAGCTCTTCCATCTGGCGGGGTGACTTGAAATAATGCTGGTCATTATCTACCGGCCTTAAGCAGGGATCAATTTTTCCTGCCATGGATTTTAGTTTGTAGACGGCCTGGTAATCCGGCCAGTGCTGCTGCTTTAGGTAATGCACATCATTGGTAGCTACCATGTTGGCCTTCTGCTGCCGGGCAAAGTTTACCAGGGTTTCAGAAATGCCAGCCGCCCTTACCGAGGCAGGGTATCTTTGTATCTCCAGATAAAAGTCATCTCCAAACAGCTCCTGGTAGAATTGGAGGGCTTTGCCGGCCTCATCTTTGTGCCCCTGGCCCAGCAGCACCGGTATCTGGCCCTGGCGGGCAGGGCTTAAGGCGGTCAGCCCGGAGCAGTTTTGCTTTATCCAGCCAGCTTCCAGATAGGGAACCGTACCCCGGCTTTCGGTATGGGCCCTGGTTATCAGCCGGCACAGGTTTCGGTACCCGGCCTCATTGCGGCACAGAAGCACCAGGCTCCACAGGCCTGAGTGGTGGAGGTAAACCTGGCATCCCAGGATGGGTTTTAATCCTTTGGCCCGGGCCTGGCAGTAAAACTCTATAGCCCCGTGCATCACATTCCTGTCGGTAAGGGCTGCTGCCTGCATACCATACCGGCAGGCACCAGAGACCACATCCCCTATGGTGATATTGGATTCAAGGATGCTGTACTGGCTGTGCAGGTGAAGATGGCAAAACATGTTAATCTCCTAGAGTTTACGGTAGACGGAAAGCACTTTTCCCTGTATTATGACGTCTCCGGTAACCCTGATGGGCTCATAATCAGGGTTGGAGGGCCTGAGCTCCAAGTACTGGGGAGTCAGGTAATATCTTTTAACCGTGGCTTCTTCTCCTATAAGGGCCACTACCATATCCCCGTTTTCAGC contains:
- a CDS encoding acetylxylan esterase, with product MLADMPLEELRDYRPAPYREKDFASFWDETRSEALKIPLNYEINEIGYMVSSIEANQVFYDGFDRSRICGYYLLPKTRGPHPAIVWFHGYGGSKDRIISYLKWVLLGYAVLAIDIKGQSGQSLDRSVYPPPSTVGYMTKGVFDPYHYYYRGVYMDCLKAVQFLEGRPEIDKDRICLTGASQGGGLSLAVAALSSLPKLVIADVPYLCHFRRAVQWAEEAKNITYLEFASLIQKFPEKEEQMFKSLSYFDNLNLAAWVKARTVITCATKDLICPPSTIFAVYNQVEAPKTIKVMPFYGHDLHTVTAFDEERLQFLLNYL
- a CDS encoding glutaredoxin family protein, whose translation is MEVKTVEGEQKKDIMIYTLSTCVWCKKTKSLLQDMGVTYSYVDVDLLAGEDREQALQEMKKHNPSGGFPTMVIDGEECIVGFDQEKIKDALED
- the dinB gene encoding DNA polymerase IV codes for the protein MATETKIIHIDMDAFFAQIEQRDHPQYKNAPLIVGSPVNRGVISSASYEARKYGLHAGMPISQAKRLCPHGIYVPVNMEKYLAESAVIREIFCQFTPLVEMIGSDEGFMDVTGCQKLFGQAVEIAKKIKGKIYEQTNLTSSAGVACNKFFAKLASGLGKPNGLTVFEDWQKIKEKIRQLPVSYIWGAGRVVQENLNRMGIETIGQLADTPVDVLQGKFGQLGKVMHQLAHGIDNRPVVPNQEPKSIGRETTFSQDISDMALLRSTLLALAQKVAHHLNRQQYRARTLTLKLRFADFKTITRNVTLNHYTSDILEIHRAATNILAKTDLSKKKIRLIGISASNLKPEYMLAALFDDPSYHRGHNITQAMEKISDKFGPDKITLARIMDDSD
- a CDS encoding putative glycoside hydrolase; the encoded protein is MGSVKIKALIAAALIMGMLCLVCAGAVPASDADTLIRDPGRKMIVFPYLSPEDYQFKISEGQQKGVYLTGYSMSSREKRYSTYELLQKTELNCIVFNVKDDSGHIDYDTGHGLPSAIGADLNLYSLKQVLREMDSRRIYTIARIVVFKDPALAQARPDLAIQDSRNGQPLYSEGSYWPDIYSREVWQYNIDIALEVALAGVDEIQFDYIRAPARGNLSYARYTHNQDQQPKSEAIAGFLKQAREQLAPYGVKISADVFGFTLLRQDDQGIGQQLESILPYLDYLYPMTYPSHYPPYFMDFPLPESEPYRVVEYTLSKGLERSQGQDCLIIPWVQAFGLKIDYQPQDINQQIAAARSLGLQGYLCWNARNDYSLVREALRPDLGNATDN
- a CDS encoding 2-oxoacid:acceptor oxidoreductase subunit alpha, which produces MKTENVSIKIGGEAGYGIMSTGFMLSKIFAKKGYYVIDTNEYPSLIKGGHNTYTVRVGTSPIYSISKSIDVLIALDSKTIDIHRDEISYGSHIIYDEQDFDSQELSRKRKDLNYMAVPFTKIIKEIKAPPVMRNNVALGAAVALVGLSFDLVHSVIKQQFASKGEKVVELNTRVADLGYKYIKEKLNNSLPYNLEVVKQKNKMMVTGNDAVFLGAVRSGCKFYVAYPMTPSSSILHSFAAIEDEYNIVTKHAESELAVVNMALGASFAGARTMLATSGGGFSLMNEGLSAAAMTETPLVMVLSQRPAPATGLPTWTEQGDMMFAVHAAHGEYLRIVMAPGDPEECFYMTGKAFNLADKYQIPVIILLDKHLSESHFSCEKFDASKIKVDRGQFITQPLDQNADYKRYKINSSGISPRVAAGLKGGVHVANTDEHDQYGFSCEDANNRKEMMDKRFNKVNTLIKDLDPPKLYGPPEAEITCWSWGSCKGPILEAMKTLNRDQKKVNLVHFTYLYPFMVEPVNKLIKDSNRNVLIENNKTAQLGKLLMMNTGFKINNRILKYNGRQFLPEEIISGIEQL
- a CDS encoding GntG family PLP-dependent aldolase; its protein translation is MDFIDFRSDTVTRPTPDMIKAMASAEVGDDVYGDDPTVNRLEQVSAGMMGKPEALFVPSGTFGNQLCLLTHTGRGNEVIIARSNHIVQHEVGAAAFMANVQLMLVDDRWGHVDCQQVRSLIREEDLHYPKTGLICTENAHSDGTVLSLEEMENLYYMARQEGIPVHLDGARIFNAALSLGVEASSIAAYSDSVMFCLSKGLCCPVGSVVCGSPQFITKARKLRKLMGGGLRQAGYLAACGLVALRDMVARLAQDHEHARYLASGLAQIKPVKVAEDRLDINMVFFNIDREGFDHRQLVDYLYRHRIKINPVMGGFYRLVTHYWITKKDIDLLLAKINDFFK
- a CDS encoding THUMP domain-containing protein — protein: MEANLIVSYDPVHGDIARQSAEAVFSEIGVRPRWLDSEYGGVFLLEVDHPKQVVSELRNLCLEDKEIFNWTYHYVPVDRWVPSEIGDMQEAVRSVAEGIGENDMWKLDLTRRHYHQYQDHELILKLTEVVNTGEVDLEKPEKIIKVEIIGQHAGISLLEPDQLLILGKI
- a CDS encoding DNA polymerase III subunit alpha — translated: MFCHLHLHSQYSILESNITIGDVVSGACRYGMQAAALTDRNVMHGAIEFYCQARAKGLKPILGCQVYLHHSGLWSLVLLCRNEAGYRNLCRLITRAHTESRGTVPYLEAGWIKQNCSGLTALSPARQGQIPVLLGQGHKDEAGKALQFYQELFGDDFYLEIQRYPASVRAAGISETLVNFARQQKANMVATNDVHYLKQQHWPDYQAVYKLKSMAGKIDPCLRPVDNDQHYFKSPRQMEELFADLPEAISNTRLIANSCQLELKLGHLDIPRFKVPRSGSQSSYLKALCYAGLKKRYGRPGPQLYHRLDYELEVISDRGYSSYFLMVWDIARFARQQHIPTCGKGSAAGSLASYVLGISDVDPVKNNLYFERFLNRQRKQPPDIDMDIAHQDREKVLEYLQQRYGSSNVGRVCTFATLRTRAAVRETSRILNYSKQETDQLLLDLKYQKKDARSRYNNMVLLSSRISERIRHLSTHPSAVIVSEQPLEEKIPMMLSSEGKLMSQYDMNSIEELGILKIDLINSLSLTLIQEVTRMLKQEGLPINTETLAENDARVFSMISKGNTLGVFQLESTGIRSLARSIKPACLQDIALLLALYRPGPQQSGLGKDFIKRKFGRQKVTYPHPDLEPILAETYGIIIYQEQALRIARLIAGYSFSQADLLRRAITKRSRQQMQTLKQTFIKGARNQGYDSPTASLVFGYISKFASYGFLKAHALAYARLSYLTCYLKNYFPAYFLAAILSYGSGYYPAAQYVEEARRFGISIKPPSINSSGFKFMPKDKGRAIQVPLTSVKGLGPATVKHIIEERNSGGAFKGLDDFCRRCMVRGKISSTAVQSLIRVGAFDFAASNRRKLLLYFWQKQKNKEGGHGLGSVSDFSLADKLCLETELLGFAASASPLSCYRDEISRLKVTSSRKFKHNSQVMAAGMVINRRIEKTKSGEEMLFCTLEDEGGMYECLFFPQAYLQNRITITRYPALLVKGRASLKEGSILIIAGRVWSLDNLKRARQKLKDTNIKNQLLAEAVPVWPQRQR
- a CDS encoding ferredoxin-thioredoxin reductase catalytic domain-containing protein → MHWRTDMDMEELYQQKKKEAGAGGYNLNPDKEFTMSLIEGLAKNEQRYGYQSCPCRLSEGVREKDLDIICPCDYRDQDLAEYGACYCGLYVDQEIAKGKKKLGSIPERRGQAKPIRKEQAKFSISLPVYRCRVCGYLCANEKPPRVCPICKASSDRFELFLSV